One Festucalex cinctus isolate MCC-2025b chromosome 1, RoL_Fcin_1.0, whole genome shotgun sequence genomic region harbors:
- the LOC144033488 gene encoding trinucleotide repeat-containing gene 6C protein-like isoform X2 yields MKGLQLSWQRQGGGGGALASGTREFVLLLKVTCEAKLRPLLPSPPQLQVWSCSGRSLTTKWLHRLLRRRRRRRRCREQESTTESFDAEKKQQIQVGNCLMEDKKKRQEEKKKKEAAPKKDTEQITKVPDSAKLDPVPPLPTANPDVTPPSSGDGKYAPSGVQAQITSQTPLQQRHLAREVPPRFRQQEHKQLLKRGQPLPSGTLTLAVTGRPTNTEPAAVASHPDSSSTNLPAELPPQSSQGAQYDNPVWGHLPGDRSAASAATSPNTSCSDQLIIDQKDTEAWPTITLSQNKAPQGRCSLETDPGHLTSSSSSTCSTSSNGSSSSSSSNNTGWCCNTSMATGANSQTGHFPVNHLSSKTNTGLSPANQTGTNMHSSQVAANRWGSGSGPSQSSVGSEGKNDSPLGGGSGRGWGSSSSSSTNCNLNLNPNANPSAWPVLGHDACAAGAGSSGGANIISPPQSTPNFCNPTAPPSSQTSTYTGANTNSNSSGIGSAWGSIMTSDASESHPSPSTNVSFSSEPQNLKTDGPNHINKQEPPSPTHHLPSWATASASLGAMGQQSSGAKQVNGEENTSAWGSDGDSKGPSSKELSGWDSGWGQGGSGSGNPGGWGEQSSGDWGKKQTEDAQGGWDGPSSPSQDTQTSSWNRAVSTTAASEGSSDSMEGNPRSKNHLSRDTPAPLLPAQDLDPRVLCNTGWGQTPVRQHTSWDMDNTKTKNDIATESWDSQTGPSDAQGPSNANIGLSQRTDTGSKNEVPASQGASGWGGNIAASNQPTSGWGDQPNTIKPPSGPGGWGNLPKGVPTTTLPKNSGQSWGEERSTGWEDSHSKPTSQNWGEQSKASHSWGNSGVNNSANDWGEPEDRKKSVPNSAWEGDAERWKETPRGWGMPSSGQGMSGTGGKAGWGEPVSPRPSGPPQGWVGKSQDGPSGNIGGGIGSWSGSGSVKQGWTAGKQESSAEPTGWEEPSPPSIRRKMEIDDGTSAWGDPGTYNKSVNLWDRNNPGMSQAKATTGGNNPIGPNSSHPHSHNHPYQGPHAPLQNHAQNPQNPGPTSGPMDPVLQHQSGTSHNRGPMISQGWGELPSSHTKPESSWGETTHSAVNVDNGTSAWGKPTGGPTGWGDGNPDNYSRGNPAMTAASCKPAPKAMQDGWGGGGEELILSGGQWDADDGDMWNSTASQESNSSTNSWGNAPKKIPQKVKVLGKPEDAWIMNRLIKQLTDMGFPRDPAEEALKSNNMNLDQAMSALLEKKTELDKRGMGMAGHDYNNGLINKPMSCPRPPLLSKEPSTDPRSPFMDKQMQSGMFGGGAAQARAMPQPPPQPPVPPLGSSQPSLRAQVPQFLSPQVQAQLLQFAAKNIGLNPALLTSPINPQHMTLLNQLYQLQLAYQRLQIQQQMLQAQRNVSGPIRQQEQQVARTINNMQQQIQQHQRQLAQALLMKQQQQQPPHSHTGLHHGGTKSTLDSFPGHPQAPGLPDLQTKEPQSSQNTYSPYSLSGLNPNMNVNCMEVGMSMKDPPQPQSRLSQWTHPNSMESLSSSSSPLEPNLSKHGTNLGPPGKPPQLDDSYSPYNLMSSSESPTSPLVAPDSWGQGKGSSDKMANGTNINWPPEFCPGVPWKGLQNIDPETDPNMTPGSVPSGPTINTNIQDVNRYLLRDRSAGKLSEMKSTWSPGPISHSQASLSHDMWKVSQGPRSSSTAPSRPPPGLTNTKPSSTWGGNSLGLSQGWSSSYTTAGTTWSTDSSTRTSSWLVLRNLTPQIDGSTLRTLCMQHGPLITFHLNLTQGNAVVRYSSKDEAAKAQKSLHMCVLGNTTILAEFAGEEEVNRFFAQGQSLGGTTSWQATPGANQTRMGGTGSGAAHPIGHAPHWNNNNGGGGSGGTKAGGELLWGGVQQYSSLWGPPSGEEARVMGSPSPINTLLPGDLLSGESM; encoded by the exons CTGAGAAGAAACAGCAGATACAAGTTGGGAACTGTTTGAtggaagataaaaagaaaaggcaagaagagaagaaaaagaaagaagctGCTCCGAAGAAG GATACAGAACAGATTACCAAAG TGCCAGACTCTGCCAAGCTTGACCCCGTCCCTCCTCTCCCCACTGCCAACCCTGACGTTACGCCCCCAAGCAGTGGCGATGGCAAGTACGCTCCGAGTGGAGTCCAGGCTCAGATCACCTCACAGACTCCGCTccagcagcgccacctagccagaGAGGTGCCCCCGCGCTTCCGCCAGCAGGAGCACAAGCAGCTGCTGAAGAGGGGCCAGCCACTCCCCTCCGGGACCCTGACTCTCGCCGTCACGGGACGTCCCACCAACACTGAACCTGCAGCTGTAGCCAGCCACCCTGATTCCTCCTCAACAAACCTGCCTGCAG AACTGCCCCCACAGAGCAGCCAGGGAGCACAGTATGATAATCCCGTTTGGGGACACCTGCCAGGAGACAGGAGTGCCGCAAGTGCTGCAACTTCCCCTAATACAAGTTGCAGTGATCAACTGATCATTGACCAGAAGGATACAGAGGCTTGGCCTACTATTACTCTTAGCCAGAACAAGGCCCCTCAAGGAAGATGCTCTTTGGAGACTGACCCTGGTCACTTgaccagcagcagcagtagcACTTGTAGTACCAGTAGTAacggtagtagtagtagtagtagtagtaataatactgGTTGGTGTTGTAATACGAGTATGGCCACAGGGGCCAATAGCCAGACAGGCCACTTTCCTGTCAACCACCTAAGCAGTAAGACGAACACTGGACTCAGCCCTGCCAATCAAACTGGAACCAACATGCACTCAAGCCAGGTTGCAGCCAATCGCTGGGGCTCTGGGTCTGGACCGTCTCAGTCCTCCGTGGGCAGTGAAGGGAAAAATGACAGTCCATTGGGAGGGGGGAGCGGCAGAGGTTGGGGCTCTTCATCATCCTCCAGCACCAACTGTAACTTGAACTTGAACCCTAATGCTAATCCATCCGCCTGGCCTGTGTTGGGCCATGATGCGTGTGCAGCAGGGGCAGGCAGCTCAGGGGGAGCCAACATCATTTCACCCCCTCAATCTACACCAAACTTCTGTAATCCTACTGCCCCCCCCTCATCCCAGACCAGCACCTATACTGGAGCCAACACTAACAGTAACTCCTCGGGTATTGGCAGTGCCTGGGGTAGCATAATGACCTCTGATGCATCAGAGTCACACCCTTCCCCATCCACGAATGTGTCTTTCAGTTCAGAACCTCAGAACCTTAAAACTGATGGACCAAATCACATTAATAAGCAGGAACCACCTAGTCCCACCCACCACTTGCCTAGTTGGGCCACTGCATCTGCAAGCCTGGGTGCAATGGGTCAACAGTCGTCCGGGGCCAAGCAGGTCAATGGAGAAGAGAATACTTCTGCATGGGGATCTGATGGCGACTCAAAGGGACCGTCATCTAAAGAGTTGTCTGGCTGGGACTCTGGCTGGGGCCAGGGTGGAAGTGGGTCAGGAAATCCTGGAGGCTGGGGTGAGCAATCCAGTGGCGACTGGGGCAAGAAGCAAACCGAAGATGCCCAGGGAGGCTGGGATGGCCCCAGCTCTCCTTCCCAGGACACACAGACTAGTTCTTGGAACCGAGCTGTGAGCACAACTGCTGCCAGTGAAGGAAGCAGTGACAGCATGGAAGGAAATCCCAGGTCCAAAAATCATTTATCCAGAGATACCCCTGCTCCTCTGTTGCCGGCCCAGGATCTTGACCCGAGGGTGTTATGTAATACTGGATGGGGACAGACCCCTGTTCGCCAGCACACATCGTGGGACATGGACAATACTAAAACCAAGAATGACATTGCCACTGAATCCTGGGACTCTCAAACTGGTCCTAGTGATGCCCAGGGGCCTTCCAATGCTAACATTGGTCTCTCGCAAAGAACTGATACCGGGAGCAAAAACGAGGTGCCTGCTTCTCAGGGAGCTTCAGGTTGGGGAGGAAATATAGCTGCTAGCAACCAACCCACGTCTGGCTGGGGAGATCAACCCAACACTATTAAGCCCCCAAGTGGCCCAGGTGGCTGGGGAAATCTACCAAAAGGAGTTCCCACCACCACACTCCCTAAGAATAGTGGTCAGTCTTGGGGAGAAGAGAGGTCAACAGGGTGGGAGGATTCACACAGCAAGCCAACAAGCCAGAACTGGGGAGAGCAATCGAAAGCGTCCCACAGCTGGGGCAATAGTGGAGTGAACAACTCTGCAAATGACTGGGGAGAACCTGAAGATAGAAAAAAGAGTGTACCCAACTCTGCCTGGGAGGGAGATGCAGAGCGCTGGAAGGAAACTCCTCGAGGCTGGGGAATGCCTTCATCGGGGCAAGGGATGTCAGGTACTGGAGGCAAAGCGGGCTGGGGAGAACCTGTGAGTCCACGTCCCAGTGGTCCTCCCCAAGGCTGGGTAGGCAAATCTCAGGATGGACCCAGTGGCAACATTGGGGGAGGTATTGGCTCTTGGAGTGGCTCAGGCTCTGTCAAGCAGGGCTGGACTGCTGGTAAGCAGGAGTCCTCTGCTGAACCTACAGGGTGGGAAGAGCCGTCTCCGCCCTCAATCCGACGCAAGATGGAGATAGATGATGGGACATCCGCCTGGGGTGATCCAGGTACTTATAATAAATCTGTCAACCTGTGGGACAGAAACAATCCAGGAATGTCCCAAGCTAAAGCTACTACCGGAGGCAATAACCCCATAGGCCCTAACAGCAGTCATCCTCACTCTCACAATCACCCTTATCAAGGACCACATGCACCTTTACAGAATCATGCCCAAAATCCCCAAAACCCAGGACCCACCAGCGGGCCCATGGATCCTGTTTTGCAGCACCAGTCGGGGACATCGCACAACAGGGGCCCTATGATATCTCAAG GCTGGGGAGAACTACCCAGCTCCCACACTAAACCAGAAAGCTCTTGGGGGGAAACTACACATTCAGCAGTCAATGTGGACAACGGCACATCCGCCTGGGGAAAACCAACTGGGGGCCCCACGGGCTGGGGCGATGGCAACCCAGACAACTACAGTAGGGGGAACCCAGCTATGACAGCTGCGTCTTGCAAACCCG CCCCCAAAGCTATGCAAGATGGATGGGGAGGCGGAGGTGAGGAGTTGATCCTCTCAGGAGGTCAGTGGGATGCAGACGACGGAGACATGTGGAACAGCACGGCTTCCCAGGAGAGCAACTCTTCCACTAACTCTTGGGGAAACGCGCCCAAAAAGATCCCACAAAAG GTAAAAGTTCTAGGGAAGCCAGAAGATGCCTGGATCATGAATCGTCTTATCAAACAGCTGACGGACATGGGCTTCCCG CGGGATCCGGCAGAGGAGGCTTTAAAGAGCAACAATATGAACCTGGACCAGGCCATGAGTGCCCTGCTGGAGAAGAAGACCGAACTGGACAAGCGGGGGATGGGGATGGCTGGCCACGACTACAACAACGGGCTTATCAACAAACCCATGAGCTGCCCTCGACCTCCACTTCTCTCCAAAGAACCCTCCACGGATCCCCGTTCGCCCTTCATGGATAAA CAAATGCAGAGTGGAATGTTTGGTGGTGGAGCAGCACAAGCCCGGGCCATGCCTCAGCCGCCTCCTCAGCCGCCAGTGCCGCCTCTCGGCTCCTCTCAGCCTAGTCTACGCGCTCAAGTGCCTCAGTTTCTCTCCCCTCAG GTTCAAGCACAGCTCTTACAGTTTGCAGCAAAAAACATTGGTCTGAATCCTGCACTTTTAACCTCGCCAATAAACCCTCAACATATGACACTTCTGAATCAACTCTACCAGCTGCAACTG GCTTACCAGCGTTTACAAATTCAGCAGCAGATGTTACAGGCGCAGCGCAACGTTTCTGGACCCATTCGACAACAAGAGCAGCAA GTTGCACGTACAATCAATAACATGCAGCAGCAGATCCAACAGCACCAACGTCAGCTGGCCCAGGCTCTGCTAATGAAGCAGCAACAACAGCAGCCTCCACACTCCCACACGGGCCTCCATCATGGCGGGACCAAATCCACCCTTGACTCATTTCCAGGCCACCCCCAGGCTCCGGGCCTCCCTGACCTACAGACCAAAGAGCCGCAGTCTTCTCAAAACACTTACAGCCCCTATTCTCTCT CTGGACTGAATCCAAACATGAATGTAAACTGCATGGAGGTGGGCATGTCTATGAAGGATCCACCCCAGCCCCAATCACGGCTGTCACAGTGGACGCACCCCAACTCGATGGAAAGCCTTTCGAGCAGCTCTTCCCCCTTAGAACCCAACCTGAGTAAACATG GTACCAACCTGGGCCCCCCTGGAAAGCCTCCACAGCTGGACGACTCTTACAGCCCTTATAACCTGATGTCCAGCTCGGAGTCTCCCACCAGCCCCCTTGTGGCCCCAGACAGCTGGGGGCAGGGGAAGGGAAGCAGTGACAAGATGGCCAATGGAACAAACATCAACTGGCCACCAG AGTTCTGCCCAGGCGTACCCTGGAAGGGTCTCCAGAATATCGACCCAGAGACAGACCCCAACATGACGCCGGGTAGTGTCCCAAGTGGTCCCACAATCAACACTAACATCCAAGATGTCAACCGCTACTTGCTGCGAGACAGAAGTGCAG GTAAACTGTCAGAGATGAAATCCACTTGGTCCCCGGGTCCCATCTCCCACAGTCAGGCCTCTCTTTCCCATGACATGTGGAAGGTTTCACAGGGACCCCGAAGCAGCTCCACAGCCCCCTCCCGCCCTCCGCCCGGCCTCACAAACACCAAACCGTCCTCAACGTGGGGGGGCAACTCTCTGGGTCTGTCACAAGGCTGGAGCAGCTCTTACACCACGG CTGGCACCACATGGAGTACAGACAGCTCGACCAGGACCAGTAGCTGGTTGGTGCTGAGGAATCTTACTCCACAG ATTGACGGTTCAACTCTGCGTACACTGTGCATGCAGCACGGCCCACTCATCACATTCCACCTCAACCTGACACAGGGCAACGCTGTGGTACGCTACAGCTCCAAGGATGAAGCTGCCAAGGCTCAGAAGTCCCTGCACAT GTGCGTGCTCGGGAACACCACCATTCTGGCAGAGTTTGCCGGAGAAGAGGAAGTGAATCGCTTCTTTGCACAGGGCCAGTCGCTGGGCGGAACGACCAGCTGGCAGGCCACTCCGGGGGCCAATCAGACCAGGATGGGCGGGACGGGGTCCGGAGCCGCCCATCCCATCGGCCACGCACCCCACTGGAACAACAACAACGGCGGCGGAGGCTCCGGCGGCACAAAGGCGGGCGGAGAGCTGCTCTGGGGTGGCGTGCAGCAGTATTCCAGCCTGTGGGGGCCCCCTAGTGGAGAGGAGGCTCGGGTCATGGGGAGTCCCAGCCCCATCAATACGCTGCTGCCTGGAGACCTGCTGAGCGGGGAGTCCATGTAA